Genomic segment of Mastomys coucha isolate ucsf_1 unplaced genomic scaffold, UCSF_Mcou_1 pScaffold5, whole genome shotgun sequence:
aaaaagcaaaactttaATCAATACAGAAAAACTTCAAGAAGTCAATGGTGATCtgaatgaaaatttatttaaacCCCTGAAGTAATCTTTTGGGTTTCGACATAATTATAACAGCATAGAACAATTCTTTCTCAGAATCATGTATTGTTAAAATTTACTTAAATGTTTCACAGAAACTTTCCTAATACCTAGCATGATTCATATCAATTGAGCAAACTGCCAATTGAGCAAACCCATAAGAGCAAGCAGAAAGCTTTTGCTCCTCACTAAATATTCATTAGGTAGGCATCAGGTAAACATTAGATAAGTATTTTACTGCATTTCACCATTGCTTGGTAGCTTCCATTCATATTGAAATTTCCAAACTCCTCCCTGTAAACAAACCCTATCCCAAGACTGACAAGTAGGACAGCCATGAAGGAAATCTTCAAATGCTGATTGAACTGTGGTAGTAAGTCATGACAGATGGCAGGGGCTTTTCTCTAAGGCATTTCTATGAAGAGAAAGTCCATGTCTGATAAAGCCTCTAATTCAAAAGTagagaaatgttttctaaagagaaggCCTGCTTCCCAAACCACTTGCTGTATAAGGTCTAACCTGAGGTTTCCTGTCCTAGTttatccttcctaaacagtcacATTCATCGTACTTTTGACAGTCTCCCtatggtgaccttgaactcaaaatcctgcctccatctccagagtGCTGATACTACACTACCACATCCAACTTAAAACCTTACTCATAAGTGAGGTGGTCTTTTATAACTCACCTCCACATTGGCCCTCATACCACCTACaatcctgattctcctgcttaaTCAGCTTGGTAGAGAACAAACCAAAAAGTTAGGATCAAGTGGTTATATCCTTTTAGATAAATCCATATAACTACTGAAAGTTAATGTAGTTATGAATCAGGGAAGGATCACTGTTGTCTGTCATACTAAGCCCGTCTTGTGGCCTCACAGGGTTGGACTTGAGCTGTGAGATAATGCACTAATTTCAGTTCTCTGGAGAGTAGAGTTTAATTAGATGCTGGACTTCCGTTGGATACCCTGTAATGGGACAGGCTTGGTGACTCCTCACATAATTAAACACACAGCGGTAACAGAATACATAGCCAGAGGTGGCAAGAACCGTATCATTCACCCGAGTTTTACGACAGAGTGGGCacactgttttcattttgggTAAGAGGGGAGAATCAGAATTGTAGTCTAGGTGTACTGGTGGTGGTGGAGTGGGCAGGGCAGTCAGTGATTTGATGGCCTCTTGGTTCTCAGAAGAGTACCACCAGTCAAGAAACTGCAGGAAGAATACACCCACAGAGAGACCAGTAGAGAGGGATAAGGCAACGCCTCCCACAGCTTTCTTCAGAGCTGACTTTATCTTCTCACCAATGCTGTTGGGAAAGGAGAGCAAGAGgcaaagaaaatagtttatttgAATGTGGTCACAATAACTTGTATAGGGACAGTTCCACACTTGATGAACTGGAGGGTCTGATGTAAGCCTGCGTGCGTCTAAGCTGACATTCtggtttttaaaggatttatgtttgtgtctgcttgtttgtacacACACCATAAGTATGCAGGTGCTGTTTGGGCCAGATgatctgaagttacaggcagttgtgaactgccaaatatggattctgaggattgatctctggtcctctggaagagctgtacATGCCATTTACATAACCACcgtgccatttctccagctgtACCCCCAAACTGtttttaacaacaaaaacttaTGTTTTTCATTTGAGAAAGGCATTAGGTATTCAactttagagaatttttttttcttttttttcctttttggtttttcaagacagggtttctctgtgtaccctggctgtcctgaaacttactctgtagaccaggctggtcttgaactcagaaatctgcctgcctctgcctctgcctcccaagtgctgggattaaaggagtgtgccaccacttcctggctcaattttagagaatttttaaatggAAGATAATCCATCCAGAAAAAGCAGTTCACTTAAAAAGTGACATATCAACACTGAGATGCATCCATGTTTGGACTTGTGGGAGAATAAACACTCCACAAAGGTAATGTTGCATTGATAAGAAGGCTTTAGAACTGCATCGCTTTTCCTTGAATCTCTGCTGTGCCATCTTCTAGCTGTTGGTTCCCATAACTGTTAAATAAAGCCATTGTGTTTAATCCAGGTTGTGATGAGGCATAAGATAATGTACACAAAGCAAATACTACGAATGGGGCCCTTACATACACCAAGCATGCACAAAGGTGTGCCTATTACGATTAAGGAGGGTTACCAGGTTGGTAGCCCGTGCTTTATGGATGTGAGGAATAATGCTGTGATTTAATAAATAGCTAGGGTTAACCAGATGATTGATACACAATGTTAAGTTTTGTTAATAAAGAGGTTTTAGAAATGGCCTTACCTTCTGACAGGCTCCTGCATTGCACTGGCTTCAACCAGTCTGTGTTCTATAGCTTGCATGTCCTGAGCTGTCAGTCGACCTAGCCGGACTCCTGCTAGTTTCAGCAGTGGAGAATGATGCTCAGCTTTCCCCAAGATGTACCGTAGTTGTTGTGTAAGGAACCAGCCTTCCCAGGCCATGTTAACAAATGGGTAGGCCGCAAGGAAGGCTCTGTAGAATCGTTTCCAGTGAGAAGAAGGGGGGTGAATAGAGTATTCGTCTTCTTCTCTCAAGCTAGAAGCCAACTTCTCCAGCTTCACTTTCAGATAAGGAATAAGAACAAGGAACACAGCAGATTTCCAGAGGTGCTCCTTGGGAAGACCAGCACTGGCTGGTCTCTGAAGTTGCGGTGAGCTCCCGGATACAATCCGCTTTAAACCATAAAAGTGTTCAGAAAATGAGGCACTGGTTCTAGAAAGATAATGCTGCTGGAGCAGAAAGTCTAGCAGAGTGAAGATTTCATCAAACCA
This window contains:
- the Pex12 gene encoding peroxisome assembly protein 12 yields the protein MAEHGAHITTASVADDQPSIFEVVAQDSLMTAVRPALQHVVKVLAESNPAHYGFFWRWFDEIFTLLDFLLQQHYLSRTSASFSEHFYGLKRIVSGSSPQLQRPASAGLPKEHLWKSAVFLVLIPYLKVKLEKLASSLREEDEYSIHPPSSHWKRFYRAFLAAYPFVNMAWEGWFLTQQLRYILGKAEHHSPLLKLAGVRLGRLTAQDMQAIEHRLVEASAMQEPVRSIGEKIKSALKKAVGGVALSLSTGLSVGVFFLQFLDWWYSSENQEAIKSLTALPTPPPPVHLDYNSDSPLLPKMKTVCPLCRKTRVNDTVLATSGYVFCYRCVFNYVRSHQACPITGYPTEVQHLIKLYSPEN